Proteins from one Kazachstania africana CBS 2517 chromosome 1, complete genome genomic window:
- the FMP27 gene encoding Fmp27p (similar to Saccharomyces cerevisiae YLR454W; ancestral locus Anc_7.518): MYAPHIPTYVIVTFITCLIIKYTIKALTGINITYFNPIKCKFGVIYKDIVHIEGIQIIPLQKKIIASGINILNVSALQKAPKKSTNVGSNNKDVKEDTKIIPPWINNYFGIISRLFDGFQIALNRIDVREFNVKILAIVFVLGLDNKLNQISSYLLLKKISWNDDILLSDSLLSTKANIAFDTAIPLYEISTDFKFGKVELPMETIYNIQRQSHKEIVKREGQIKLEDIEDCVKQIINFSRKASNILDHINELNVTMDKFLVKDFAITTHPKLREITQYLSYYISLSNFTFNATRFQNEMPGYKLIFEPDDKPFKFSTTLSRLNICLNIIRKDTKPTLVKFFEIPNISLFGESNLLSQKFVHNYGDTFENAVCNLKGHISSPTVDIDVLNLSFYKSFLNNIKVFTQTFSNEPIRFNCSDKADTPFHRAKHVLISYFKSFFPSINMKFILEDPKVVLMDSDNLIICKLSTLMLNYQSKRSIISSDEKKTEILYDTKTYLELLDLSLKHTVSHGDYSNTIFKVDSIALEHEATLSPNLFFSLHGDLDTLEIDFSELPTMVMLNKMMRKLDCQILTVEQYYFRPLYEKFASLINTCENQCSIISKSHENEPIEQISPSDFLFLPLPEVFDYVKFDFRNLKISLGARSVFMPPAVFSSTEAQSSHDLVDGKLRKFICKMDYLGVALFGNYTQWKNKISGSHASMVRSGHSATDYKSYTHETGGLDDISTSESTDVGYLWNFNLLINDITCCVIGETPSSKNELTSRTVTKFSVLSVRVFPEVESFSATDEQKKVIIQIDNKRIKSIFCLLNFFLVISGIHTIHQIFSDDLQEQRRESWAKKYLLAMAQSKRKSCNILWNQLKDLIEINFSSELFNQVMSLPNGLKIRLDSLTTFATIKNFNDITITGEYFRILLESPTKPCTWERMIVIKKFSVKANIKEVKELSNESTFETFQGLPPSIVLENESWHFSVPYKFEIHRLIDNFSTIIKSMRQMLYSFKTSKNNLIIFPHEVKTATFPKIKLKSRRYMLSIADDPFEAKMNMIFQIGLQEQRSRLAKLNKFNDELSKKINGRASSATSISEILKERRMNPSKYDKLRGKKSRKGTSGVYQVPLFSNPFNNEQSINSELNDFLNEEHEREFDNLLANISTSWIRRVKDFKTKRHADFKKNFAYIWGNLDFSKLPPDANKNVKAFVEHPFLSNLIMENVDVEIAKPSCGAQGVPDFIHTVGKGVPKDTKYSIMIPMYIDAKFSEVRWHLRDYPLPFINVPPLSPSQSKERQALRVHGDLVICEDLVKSDHELRAVFVPLVPSIVLENTDRYYSLLVPRTVTSLKFYTDLKFDIFSKGITQINIGSSYQPAIQQVMQCLENISKPPLDPSKKTGFWDKARYLFHGRVNISWKSKARFEVALKGSKSPYKISGRHAGFIVGFGGTVNLNCNEDDKDPKKFLSCSADEMYFSIPNFLAKPLLVWSRPSEQSVFFANKNYTNLQEYASFYYLLNNEAAKNESREILKMSAAYIEKTGIKITGGMQFNLGIVFERLISGKNERTFDFRKHYDVRLTNPIYVKDKGSHDSYANFRSQFIHMSFTLLSKSDSAYNAMQLSPTSLGVFFDWWKTFSGNFPVRRGKLFDFRANAPKFGEHLYTISYHADVKPLFITHMVHNTDVDRFPRKNFSKFVEFTGVKGRAAHFILDLHQRKEVLTAYNKEMNVRKKVQKLKFLEGDVILHGIDIRVIRGELERLKYVEQKEDARYKIFDNDMAWLDLTDFKEAFFIDPELYLPNIEIKPFAYAPRFIYQKRASYGDKFQVNPNTYEPIKPFRNDISHACVLGQRVDIPSETLDNRISQLSEFRSTWETRLDEELMKPSNEQNKLKIKDYETLVHKAKVSLESVDLLLDDLSALCYERDVSTSAQRTYTMPTVQLLDRSSVTKKSFENRYFIINMLLKWNESVRDVIFRYMYLLTLSNEFASLASQKTLHVFEDMLQHKTSSEWKPGMQPAKEKPIEKKTFKNNFNDYPNKTPDIKTIFEMFENELLELPVTLDHIIHKNNFIQFIIPQIQLTTEDDPDSCVIVTAPNVISQMISFEPKLFENIYYQDRFMKRNGLIANNANAFIFNKQNFKNKYELFFDMSSYGQVKGAEWPPWLGVEIGFQPDQLESDMLIKDFSTMIKLQKISQFSSVYEIIKDTLHNETTGFLPRITLSVTSKEFAAVYKMITNLILFYKDTEKVELNHKIEKLSIGYDINNIPKLKRLMHDLCTNQYRLKLLENKYVFRRNLLDEVDTVDYINIYHERRNHLLRLYMLSKILESNSSAIMDTLYENEYYYNDSSERSKTTNFKISEIILHLMNDNDGAFDGTTKIPFLDIAIANLDFSKKELGDGFNSNRLLVQMMQVFNLEIPSAYHNLIGPYFGESKKRKMTTYDPSPLIDIKWELNNPVGGIRVIKFAESKLAGLSLHLEEEMYHKILKWLSMEELLKSDEQEKGEDDNVEETDENNSDTISNMIISEIDIVAKGSNPDFNEMIHRSTDYMIVEQMVINNFKLCISYKGKGKRRLVNVSDFVFTFPHLVFSNQTLRFKDILLTIRKVLIKVLLKHTGKFIGNKLKSSSSSSIRQENGVKGPALRQLAEYRTYTKVEDLL; the protein is encoded by the coding sequence ATGTACGCACCGCACATACCCACTTATGTAATTGTAACATTTATTACATGCCTCATTATAAAGTACACAATAAAGGCATTAACAGGTATCAATATAACATATTTCAACCCGATAAAATGTAAATTTGGGGTAATTTACAAGgatattgttcatattgAAGGTATTCAAATCATTCCTTtgcagaaaaaaattattgctAGTGGTATCAACATTTTAAACGTCAGTGCACTACAAAAGGCTCcaaaaaaatcaacaaaTGTTGGTAGTAATAACAAAGATGTGAAAGAAGATACCAAAATAATACCGCCATGGataaataattatttcGGTATCATTTCACGACTATTTGACGGATTTCAAATTGCTTTAAATAGAATCGATGTGAGAGAATTCAACGTCAAAATCCTAGCAATTGTTTTTGTTCTTGGTttagataataaattgaatcaaatctCTTCCTATCttttattaaagaaaatttcatggAACGACGATATTTTATTGTCTGATTCATTACTATCTACAAAGGCGAATATAGCTTTTGACACTGCCATCCCTTTATATGAAATCTCAACTGACTTTAAATTCGGTAAAGTAGAATTACCAATGGAAACTATATACAATATTCAAAGACAATCCCATAAGGAAATAGTTAAGAGAGAAGGCCAAATCaaattagaagatattGAGGACTGTGTTAAACAAATTATTAACTTTTCTAGAAAAGCTTCCAACATACTAGATCACATAAATGAACTAAACGTTACAATGGATAAATTTTTAGTGAAAGATTTTGCAATTACAACTCATCCCAAACTAAGAGAAATAACACAGTATTTGAGctattatatttctttgtCTAATTTCACTTTTAACGCGACAAggtttcaaaatgaaatgcCCGGCTACAAACTAATATTTGAACCAGATGATAAACCTTTCAAATTCAGTACTACTCTATCAAGATTGAATATTTGTCTAAATATAATACGAAAAGATACAAAACCTACTTTggttaaattttttgaaattccaaatatatCTCTATTTGGTGAGAGCAACTTATTATCTCAGAAATTTGTTCATAACTATGGTGACACATTCGAAAATGCAGTTTGTAATCTGAAAGGACATATTTCTTCACCAACGGTTGACATCGACGTTTTAAATCTTTCCTTTTACAAGTCATTCCTAAACAATATCAAGGTATTCACACAGACATTTTCCAATGAACCGATACGGTTTAATTGTAGTGACAAAGCAGATACTCCTTTCCATAGGGCAAAACATGTACTTATTTCATATTTCAAGAGTTTTTTCCCTTCAATTAACATGAAGTTTATATTAGAAGATCCAAAGGTTGTCCTAATGGATAGCGATAATTTAATTATATGCAAATTGTCAACTTTAATGCTAAATTACCAATCTAAGAGATCCATAATTTCTTCTGATGAGAAAAAGACTGAAATATTATATGATACGAAGACCTATCTTGAATTATTGGACCTCTCATTAAAGCATACCGTTAGCCATGGTGATTACTCCAACACAATCTTCAAGGTCGATAGTATTGCTCTAGAACATGAGGCAACCCTTTCTccaaatcttttcttttccctTCATGGTGATCTGGATACTCTAGAAATTGATTTCTCTGAATTGCCTACTATGGTTATGCTGAATAAAATGATGAGAAAACTAGATTGCCAAATACTTACTGTAGAACAGTATTACTTCAGGCCACTATACGAAAAATTTGCATCACTCATCAATACCTGCGAGAATCAATGTTCAATTATTAGTAAATCACATGAGAATGAGCCTATTGAACAGATTTCACCCAGTgactttttatttttaccaCTTCCTGAAGTGTTTGATTACgttaaatttgatttcaggAACCTAAAAATTTCACTAGGTGCAAGATCTGTGTTTATGCCACCTGCTGTTTTTTCTTCGACTGAAGCCCAAAGTTCTCATGACCTTGTTGATGGAAAACTGAGAAAATTTATCTGTAAAATGGACTATCTGGGTGTTGCATTATTTGGGAACTATACTCAATGGAAAAATAAGATCAGTGGCTCTCATGCCTCCATGGTTAGATCCGGTCATTCTGCCACAGATTATAAAAGTTACACTCATGAAACTGGAGGATTAGATGATATTTCAACCAGTGAGTCAACTGACGTTGGTTATCTATGGAACTTCAATCTACTGATCAACGATATCACTTGCTGTGTGATTGGCGAGAcaccttcttcaaaaaatgaattaacCTCAAGGACTGTTACTAAATTCTCTGTTCTTTCAGTTAGGGTATTCCCAGAAGTAGAAAGTTTTAGTGCTACTGACGAACAAAAGAAAGTTATAATTCAGATAGATAACAAGAGAATCAAAAGTATTTTCTGTTTgttgaacttttttttagttattTCAGGAATACATACCATACATCAGATATTTAGTGATGACTTGCAGGAACAAAGGCGAGAGTCATGGGCTAAAAAATATCTACTTGCGATGGCACAGTCAAAAAGGAAGTCTTGTAATATCCTTTGgaatcaattgaaagatttaataGAAATCAACTTTTCAAGTGAGTTGTTCAATCAAGTTATGTCGCTGCCAAATGGTTTGAAAATCAGATTGGATTCCTTAACGACATTTGCCACTATAAAGAATTTCAACGATATAACGATAACAGGAGAATACTTCAGAATACTATTAGAATCACCAACAAAGCCTTGCACATGGGAACGAATGATCgtaataaaaaaattctctGTCAAGGCCAATATCAAGGAAGTAAAAGAGCTGTCCAATGAAAGTACTTTCGAAACTTTTCAGGGCTTACCACCTTCAATTgtattagaaaatgaatcaTGGCATTTCTCAGTCCCTTACAAATTTGAGATACACAGATTGATTGATAATTTCTCTACTATAATAAAGTCGATGAGGCAAATGTTGTATTCATTTAAGACATCCAAGAATAATCTAATCATCTTTCCACACGAGGTCAAAACTGCAACATTTCCCAAGATCAAATTAAAATCCAGAAGATATATGCTAAGTATAGCGGATGATCCATTTGAAGCTAAAATGAAcatgatttttcaaattggcTTGCAAGAACAAAGATCAAGATTGGCCAAGTTGAATAAGTTCAATGACGAgctatcaaaaaaaataaatggaaGGGCCTCTTCAGCAACATCTATCTCggaaattttgaaggagAGGAGGATGAATCCCTCAAAATATGATAAGTTAAGAGGCAAAAAGAGTAGAAAGGGAACGTCAGGCGTATATCAAGTACCGCTGTTCAGTAACCCTTTTAATAACGAGCAATCTATAAACAGcgaattgaatgatttcttgaatgaaGAACATGAAAGagaatttgataatcttCTGGCAAACATATCTACTTCATGGATAAGAAGAGTGAAAGACTTCAAAACGAAACGACACGCtgatttcaagaaaaattttgcataCATTTGGGGTAATCTTGATTTCTCTAAGCTTCCACCGGACGCCAACAAAAATGTTAAGGCATTTGTTGAACATCCTTTCCTATCGAACTTAATCATGGAAAATGTCGATGTAGAAATTGCTAAACCATCATGTGGAGCTCAAGGTGTTCCAGATTTCATACATACAGTCGGTAAAGGTGTTCCTAAAGACActaaatattcaataatgatacCTATGTATATTGATGCTAAGTTTAGCGAGGTAAGATGGCATTTACGTGATTATCCACTTCCATTTATAAACGTTCCACCCCTAAGCCCATCTCAATCCAAAGAACGTCAGGCTTTAAGGGTTCATGGTGACCTTGTAATCTGTGAAGACTTGGTAAAGTCAGATCATGAATTAAGAGCAGTTTTTGTTCCATTAGTCCCATCAATCGTTCTCGAAAACACAGACCgttattattcattattagTGCCAAGAACAGTGACAAGCTTAAAGTTTTATACTGACTTGAAGTTCGACATTTTCTCAAAGGGAATTACACAAATAAATATAGGGTCTTCGTATCAACCAGCAATCCAACAGGTAATGCAATGCTTGGAGAACATCTCCAAACCCCCATTAGATCCATCTAAAAAGACCGGTTTTTGGGATAAAGCAAGATATTTGTTTCATGGTCGTGTAAACATATCATGGAAAAGCAAAGCAAGATTCGAGGTGGCATTGAAGGGCTCCAAAAGTCCTTATAAAATTTCAGGACGACACGCCGGTTTTATTGTTGGGTTTGGGGGTACAGTTAATTTGAACTgtaatgaagatgacaaaGATCCGAAAAAGTTTTTATCATGTTCTGCGGATGAAATGTACTTCAGtattccaaattttttggccAAGCCATTATTAGTGTGGTCAAGACCAAGTGAGCAGTCAGTGTTTTTTGCAAACAAAAACTATACCAATCTTCAGGAATATGCttctttttattatctGCTTAATAATGAAGCAGCAAAAAATGAGTCTAGGGAAATTCTTAAAATGAGTGCCGCATACATTGAAAAGACTGGCATAAAAATAACAGGTGGAATGCAGTTTAATCTGGGTATAGTATTTGAAAGACTAATAAGTGGAAAAAATGAGAGAACTTTCGACTTCAGAAAGCATTATGATGTTAGGCTTACAAATCCAATTTATGTAAAAGACAAGGGAAGCCACGATTCATACGCAAATTTCAGAAGTCAGTTTATCCATATGTCCTTTACTCTTCTATCGAAATCTGATAGTGCATATAATGCTATGCAACTCAGCCCAACTTCTCTTGgagttttctttgattgGTGGAAGACATTCAGCGGCAATTTCCCTGTCAGAAGAGGTAAATTGTTTGATTTCCGGGCAAATGCCCCTAAATTTGGAGAACACTTGTATACCATCTCGTATCATGCGGATGTTAAACCTCTATTTATAACACACATGGTTCATAATACCGATGTTGATCGCTTCCCAAGAAAGAACTTCTCCAAATTTGTGGAATTCACAGGTGTGAAGGGGAGGGCGGCACATTTTATTCTTGATTTACACCAAAGGAAAGAGGTCTTAACCGCCTACAACAAGGAAATGAATGTTAGAAAGAAAGTACAGAAgctgaaatttttagaaGGGGATGTTATATTACATGGAATTGATATCAGAGTTATACGCGGAGAACTTGAAAGACTAAAATATGTTGAACAAAAGGAAGATGCTCGCTACAAAATCTTCGATAATGATATGGCGTGGCTTGACCTAACAGATTTTAAGGAAGCCTTCTTTATTGATCCTGAACTCTACTTGCCGAATATCGAAATAAAGCCCTTTGCATACGCACCTAGATTTATCTATCAAAAGCGTGCAAGCTATGGGGATAAGTTTCAAGTTAATCCTAACACATATGAACCTATCAAACCATTTAGGAACGATATATCGCACGCGTGTGTACTGGGACAACGAGTCGACATTCCGTCAGAAACTTTGGACAATAGAATAAGTCAACTAAGTGAGTTCCGGTCGACTTGGGAAACAAGGTTGGATGAGGAATTAATGAAGCCTTCTAATGagcaaaataaattgaaaataaaagactATGAAACGTTAGTACACAAAGCTAAAGTGTCTTTAGAGAGCGTCGACCTACTATTAGATGATTTAAGTGCCTTATGTTATGAGCGCGATGTCTCAACAAGCGCTCAAAGAACTTACACTATGCCTACGGTACAGCTTCTAGACAGATCTTCCGTTACCAAGAagtcttttgaaaatagatacttcattatcaatatgTTACTAAAATGGAATGAATCTGTACGTGATGTTATTTTCAGATACATGTACCTTTTAactctttcaaatgaatttgcATCCTTAGCTTCACAGAAGACACTCCAcgtttttgaagatatgtTGCAGCACAAGACATCGAGTGAATGGAAACCAGGCATGCAACCTGCAAAAGAGAAACCaatagaaaagaaaacgttcaaaaataatttcaacGATTACCCAAACAAAACTCCAGATataaaaacaatatttgaaatgttTGAAAATGAGTTATTGGAATTGCCAGTCACTCTCGATCATATAATTCATAAgaacaatttcattcaGTTCATTATTCCACAAATCCAATTAACTACAGAGGATGATCCTGACAGCTGTGTTATAGTCACGGCACCTAACGTAATATCACAGATGATCTCCTTTGAGCCAAaactatttgaaaatatttattatcagGATAGATTTATGAAACGAAATGGTCTGATAGCAAATAATGCAAATgcctttattttcaataagcaaaatttcaagaacaaatatgagCTATTCTTTGACATGAGCTCTTATGGTCAAGTAAAGGGAGCCGAATGGCCGCCATGGTTGGGTGTGGAAATAGGCTTTCAACCAGATCAGCTAGAATCTGATATGCTGATCAAAGACTTTTCCacaatgataaaattgcaaaaaatttcacaaTTTTCAAGCGTTTATGAAATTATAAAGGATACCCTCCATAATGAAACAACTGGATTTTTACCTAGAATTACCCTTTCTGTAACCTCCAAAGAGTTTGCTGCAGTCTATAAAATGATTACCAATTTGATTCTATTTTATAAGGATACTGAAAAGGTTGAATTGAATCACAAGATAGAAAAACTTTCGATTGGATATGATATTAACAATATTCCGAAGTTAAAACGGTTGATGCACGATTTATGCACCAATCAGTATAGATTAAAGTTGCTTGAAAATAAGTACGTATTCAGAAGAAATCTTTTGGATGAGGTCGATACTGTGGATTACATCAACATATATCACGAGAGAAGAAATCATTTGCTAAGACTCTATATgctttcaaagattttagAATCAAACAGTAGTGCCATTATGGACACGttatatgaaaatgaatattaCTATAATGATTCCAGTGAGAGGAGTAAAACAACgaacttcaaaatcagtGAGATCATACTCCATCTAATGAATGATAATGACGGAGCATTTGATGGGACAACAAAAATTCCTTTCTTAGATATTGCCATAGCCAATTTAGACTTTTCTAAGAAAGAGTTAGGAGACGGGTTCAACTCAAACAGGTTACTTGTTCAAATGATGCAAGTTTTTAATCTCGAGATACCTTCTGCTTATCACAACTTGATTGGGCCCTATTTTGGCGAAAgcaagaaaaggaagatgaCTACATACGATCCCTCACCTCTTATTGACATTAAGTGGGAGTTGAATAATCCAGTAGGAGGTATCAGAGTCATAAAATTTGCTGAAAGTAAACTGGCTGGTCTAAGTTTACatttggaagaagaaatgtaTCATAAAATCTTGAAGTGGCTATCTATGGAAGAGTTATTGAAATCTGACgaacaagaaaaaggagaagatgataatgttgaagaaacagatgaaaataacagCGATACGATTAGCAACATGATCATATcagaaattgatattgttgCAAAAGGATCCAATCCTGACTTCAATGAGATGATTCACAGGTCTACGGATTATATGATTGTTGAGCAAATggtaataaataatttcaaactGTGCATTAGTTATAAAGGCAAGGGTAAGAGAAGGTTAGTAAACGTTTCCGATTTCGTGTTTACCTTCCCCCATTtagttttttcaaatcaaacGTTAAGGTTCAAGGATATATTGTTAACAATAAGAAAAGTGTTGATAAAGGTGTTATTGAAACACACCGGTAAATTCATTggaaataaattaaaaagtTCGTCCAGCAGCTCAATTCGACAAGAAAATGGTGTAAAAGGACCTGCTTTACGACAACTAGCCGAATATCGCACATATACTAAAGTAGAAGAccttttgtaa
- the TIF3 gene encoding Tif3p (similar to Saccharomyces cerevisiae TIF3 (YPR163C); ancestral locus Anc_7.517), which yields MAPPKKTTKMDLNSFLQDDTFGSSWAEEDVDLNKISIPIENVAANTIPLEEIAAAKKNAGNAFAGGRSRLDPALAGGRREFNRETYPVPDAPPYRAIINNIPWDISPEGVQAWCEDGLQKEGAVEEVDLPRSMNDPSRLKGLAFVTFKEREDLEKALNFNGTKLNERTVYVSVAAPRRGGFRSGGDDFDWGAARGSQYQSSSAREDPDLDWGAARGSNFRTARAPRRDEPNLDWGAARGSQYDPAKEDRRPRREEPNLDWGAARGSHFEENRTQQREERRPRREEPELDWGAARGAQFNKPREPREPREPRENRKPARDEPELDWGNARGAQFGKPATVKKTINVETTKQAEEKPKIQKSAFDVLRTDDDDEDEEDKQEEEITKEEPHSIEALAAQTAGLAVDDSEWETVGKK from the coding sequence ATGGCTCCTCCTAAGAAGACTACAAAGATGGATTTAAACTCCTTCTTACAAGATGACACTTTCGGTTCATCTTGGGCGGAAGAAGACGTTGATTTAAATAAGATTAGTATTCCAATCGAAAATGTCGCAGCTAACACCATTCCTTTGGAAGAAATCGCCGCTGCTAAGAAAAATGCAGGCAATGCTTTTGCAGGTGGTAGATCAAGATTAGATCCTGCTTTAGCGGGTGGTAGAAGAGAATTCAACCGTGAAACCTATCCAGTTCCTGATGCTCCACCATACAGAGCTATTATTAACAATATTCCATGGGATATTTCTCCTGAAGGTGTTCAAGCTTGGTGTGAAGATGGTTTACAAAAGGAAGGTGCTGTGGAAGAAGTTGATTTACCAAGAAGTATGAACGATCCATCCCGTTTAAAAGGTTTAGCCTTTGTCACTTTTAAGGAACGCgaagatttagaaaagGCTTTGAATTTCAACGGCACCAAATTAAATGAACGTACTGTTTACGTTTCTGTAGCAGCTCCAAGAAGAGGTGGTTTCAGATCTGGTGGTGACGATTTCGATTGGGGTGCCGCCAGAGGCTCTCAATATCAATCTTCAAGTGCCAGAGAAGATCCAGATTTAGATTGGGGTGCTGCCAGAGGCTCCAATTTCAGAACTGCTAGAGCTCCAAGAAGAGATGAACCTAACTTAGACTGGGGTGCTGCTAGAGGCTCTCAATACGATCCAGCAAAGGAAGACAGAAGAccaagaagagaagaacCTAACTTAGACTGGGGTGCTGCAAGAGGCTCtcattttgaagaaaacagAACCCaacaaagagaagaaagaaggCCAAGAAGGGAAGAACCTGAATTAGATTGGGGTGCTGCCAGAGGTGCTCAATTCAATAAACCAAGAGAACCAAGAGAACCAAGGGAGCCAAGAGAAAACAGAAAGCCAGCCAGGGATGAACCAGAATTAGATTGGGGTAATGCCAGAGGTGCTCAATTTGGTAAGCCGGCTACCGTcaaaaaaacaataaatgTAGAAACTACCAAACAAGCTGAAGAAAAGCcaaagattcaaaaatctGCCTTTGATGTCTTACGTActgatgacgatgatgaagatgaagaagataagcaagaagaagaaataacTAAAGAGGAACCACATTCTATTGAAGCTTTAGCCGCTCAAACTGCAGGTTTAGCTGTTGACGATAGTGAATGGGAAACCGTTggtaaaaaataa
- the KAFR0A03150 gene encoding uncharacterized protein (similar to Saccharomyces cerevisiae ORC4 (YPR162C) and RIF2 (YLR453C); ancestral locus Anc_7.516), with protein sequence MDLIDQEFGILRMAPVKVDADKIIQDIKADHEQQHFLKKLPLIVPKRKVDELEDADRPSEQTKRLTSKDSEPQVNETHNSVAGAYEFVSIGISSNGKGIATSEDTTKIISHLSELIARGSNNSLTKQDFAFEEFKCQLIDQISSSNPSYLDLRTQNIKNHVYRSLVQKKGPTFILKKYEDQISLDFLKKVLHLHCSEYEQRAIFIEVSNVFQSDVDVKTNIIAQFQKQLVAFQQDDLKLPEKSKVLSFERAIEMMFSVIRLINYANTRQFSVVFFLHSLRYAESSHLENILKELYETKVPICTIGFFSTSPEMTPLTEKKQIIAKEESSIVSEIIEKEPSMHAGGIKEMKDFFMIPDRFTNRYATLWNTKVKESLASSESSFHKMAKKETHDKKAPEKITIGLLSSVVKATNFEELCRLVT encoded by the coding sequence ATGGACTTAATAGATCAAGAATTTGGTATTTTGAGAATGGCACCTGTCAAAGTAGATGCTGATAAGATAATTCAAGATATTAAAGCGGATCATGAACAACAgcattttttgaaaaaactcCCTCTAATTGTcccaaaaagaaaagttgaTGAGCTGGAGGACGCTGATAGGCCTTCCGAACAAACCAAGCGGCTTACTTCAAAGGACTCAGAGCCTCAGGTAAATGAAACCCATAACTCAGTTGCAGGTGCATATGAGTTTGTCTCAATTGGTATATCATCAAATGGGAAAGGCATTGCGACTTCAGAAGATACAACGAAAATTATCAGTCACTTATCTGAATTGATAGCTCGGGGTTCAAATAACTCTTTGACAAAACAGGATTTTGCATTTGAGGAGTTTAAATGCCAGCTTATTGACCAAATAAGTAGTAGCAATCCCTCTTACTTGGATCTACGCACTCAAAACATTAAGAACCACGTTTATAGATCATTAgtacaaaaaaaaggacCTACTTTTATTCTGAAAAAGTATGAAGATCAGATTAGTCTAgattttctgaaaaaagTTTTGCATTTACACTGTTCAGAATACGAACAAAGAGCTATTTTTATTGAGGTATCTAACGTTTTTCAAAGTGATGTTGACGTAAAAACAAATATTATTGCCCAGTTTCAGAAGCAATTGGTTGCCTTTCAACAggatgatttgaaattacctgaaaaatcaaaggTTCTCAGTTTTGAAAGGGCAATAGAAATGATGTTTTCAGTGATTAGGTTGATAAATTACGCCAATACGCGGCAGTTTTCAGTAGTCTTCTTTTTGCATAGTTTAAGATATGCGGAAAGTAGTCATCTGGAGAATATTCTAAAAGAATTATATGAAACGAAAGTTCCAATATGTACTATTGGTTTTTTTTCGACATCTCCAGAAATGACGCCATTAACTGAGAAGAAGCAAATAATTGCTAAAGAGGAAAGCTCTATCGTAAgtgaaatcattgaaaaagaaccATCCATGCATGCCGGCGGTATTAAGgaaatgaaagatttttttatgATACCCGATAGATTTACTAATAGATACGCTACACTTTGGAATACCAAGGTTAAAGAGTCGTTGGCAAGTTCTGAATCTAGTTTTCATAAAATGGCTAAAAAAGAGACGCACGATAAGAAAGCGCCAGAGAAAATTACCATTGGATTGTTATCTTCTGTTGTGAAGGCtaccaattttgaagagCTCTGTCGTCTTGTTACTTAA